A single genomic interval of Spinacia oleracea cultivar Varoflay chromosome 6, BTI_SOV_V1, whole genome shotgun sequence harbors:
- the LOC130463794 gene encoding uncharacterized protein, translating to MDEDQHANSGPSNKSPNQVPQKQKKKPRGPTKGIKSMPGVPRIIEWDHLDRPTGKWATDYKNHIGEISRAKVSILIRTWEDVSQGIKDTLWEDVKREFHITDETKKEVVLKSCDKRWREFKSRLTTGWIRGTRKRPKDEKMPYDLYSYITKDIWKEFVKIRTSEEAEEISEKARQSQSFNIYPHHMGQKSYAEMTSEWQRKGYIPSVSSSSEGSSASTISSSLPSRTCLWLLARSVPDEKGNPYLPDQGTQKVKENIDEWKRKQDEGEFVPKSARDDVLSRALGKTKEGRPLTFGGGVGIKAVWGTGERRSFRRYGDAEMEEMEARVTKRVKDETIQEMNSKMDAMVMEKFITFAKELGVQIPSQ from the exons atggatgaagatcaacacgcaaattcaggtccttctaacaaatcaccaaatcaagtgccccaaaagcaaaaaaaaaagccaagaggccctacaaaaggaataaaatccatgcccggggttccaagaataattgaatgggatcacttggaccgacccacagggaaatgggcaacggattacaagaatcacattggcgagataagtcgcgcaaaggtttcaatattgatcagaacctgggaagatgtttcacaaggaataaaagacactttgtgggaagacgtcaag agagaatttcatatcacagatgaaactaagaaagaagttgtcttaaagagttgtgataagcgttggagggaattcaaatcaagattgACGACTGGTTGGATCCGGGGTACAAGAAAAAggccaaaagatgaaaagatgccatatgatttgtatagttatataactaaggatatatggaaggaatttgtgaagatacgtacctccgaagaagctgag gaaataagtgagaaagcaagacaaagtcaatctttcaacatatatcctcatcatatgggacagaaatcatatgctgaaatgacaagtgaatggcagagaaaagggtacattccctcagtttcttcgtcatctgaaggttcctctgcgtctacaatttcttcaagtttgccgagtaggacatgtttatggcttcttgcaagatcggtaccagatgagaaaggaaatccttacttgccggatcagggcacacaaaaggtcaaagaaaatatt gatgaatggaaaaggaaacaagatgaaggggaatttgttcccaaaagtgcacgagatgatgtcttatctcgtgcacttggtaagactaaagaagggagaccactaacatttggtggtggagtaggcatcaaagctgtgtgggggaccggagagcggcgtagctttcgacggtatggagatgcggagatggaggaaatggaagcaagagtgaccaaaagggtcaaagatgagacaatacaagagatgaactccaagatggatgccatggtcatggagaaatttatcacatttgctaaagaacttggtgtccaaataccaagccaatga